The following are from one region of the Natronosporangium hydrolyticum genome:
- a CDS encoding DNA polymerase III subunit gamma and tau: MALALYRKYRPRTFGELIGQDHVTEPLSQALRSGRLNHAYLFSGPRGCGKTSSARILARSLNCEQGPTPEPCGECDSCQSLRTDGPGSVDVIEIDAASHGGVDDARELRERAFFTPVAGRYKIYVIDEAHMVSSAGFNALLKLVEEPPEYVKFVFATTEPEKVLPTIKSRTHHYPFRLVPPSLMRPFLEQMCTAEGVSVEPTVFPLVVRAGGGSVRDTLSVLDQLIAGAGAEGVTYPRAAALLGVTDAALIDELCDALAARDGAAIFAAVDRVAEAGHDARRFAADLLERFRDLMILQQVPDAAASGLLDVPTDQLDRMSVHAHQLGLATLSRCADIVHNGLVEMRGTASPRLLLELICARMLLPGADDGAAALLQRLESVEQRLTAGPPAAPPATPPAASPPATAPVSESPFPASPPPAAPAAAQPPGAPPADAAPVSGPTAPVASAPPVSGPTAPVASAPPAGAPPAGAPPAGAPPAGGPTAPVAGAVDAATVRRVWEEIVATVSRQSKRAAAVVREASVRDVEGDTVVLHFQHAVHANMLTSSPQPLVAALGQVLGGAWQVRCESGGGPADGGRRQPPARPDPPPPAGPATPPPGPDAPRPAGPGAPPADLAAPPTAGTAGAAATSTPSGAAGYDEEEWPELAQPPNSGPSMAAPAPPADGPAGAERARGAGGGPAPPVRSQPGGAPKLAAATSDGMDPTDLAQLRAESTSVGSADRGGGAADDRAFRLLEQTLGAERVTGAAP, from the coding sequence GTGGCGCTGGCGCTGTACCGCAAATACCGCCCGCGGACCTTCGGGGAGCTGATCGGGCAGGATCACGTCACCGAGCCGCTGAGCCAGGCGCTGCGTTCGGGCCGGCTCAACCACGCGTATCTCTTCTCCGGCCCGCGCGGCTGCGGCAAGACCTCCTCGGCCCGGATTCTGGCCCGCTCGCTCAACTGCGAGCAGGGGCCGACCCCGGAGCCCTGCGGCGAGTGCGACTCCTGCCAGTCGCTGCGCACCGACGGGCCCGGGTCGGTCGACGTGATCGAGATCGACGCCGCGTCCCACGGCGGCGTGGACGACGCCCGGGAGCTGCGGGAGCGTGCGTTCTTCACGCCGGTCGCCGGGCGGTACAAGATCTACGTGATCGACGAGGCGCACATGGTCTCGTCGGCCGGCTTCAATGCCCTGCTGAAGCTGGTGGAGGAGCCTCCGGAGTACGTCAAGTTCGTCTTCGCCACCACTGAGCCGGAGAAGGTGCTGCCGACCATCAAGTCGCGCACCCACCACTACCCGTTCCGGTTGGTGCCGCCGAGCCTGATGCGGCCGTTTCTGGAGCAGATGTGTACGGCGGAGGGGGTGAGCGTCGAGCCGACCGTCTTCCCGCTGGTGGTACGCGCCGGCGGCGGCTCGGTCCGGGACACCCTCTCGGTGCTGGACCAGCTGATCGCCGGGGCCGGTGCGGAGGGCGTGACCTACCCCCGGGCGGCGGCGCTGCTCGGGGTCACCGATGCCGCCCTGATCGATGAGCTCTGTGACGCGTTGGCGGCACGGGACGGTGCCGCGATCTTCGCCGCCGTCGACCGGGTCGCCGAGGCCGGCCACGATGCCCGCCGGTTCGCCGCGGATCTGCTGGAGCGGTTCCGGGATTTGATGATCTTGCAGCAGGTGCCGGACGCCGCCGCCAGTGGGCTGCTCGACGTCCCCACCGACCAGCTGGACCGGATGTCGGTGCACGCCCATCAGCTCGGCCTGGCCACGCTCTCCCGGTGCGCCGATATCGTCCATAACGGACTGGTGGAGATGCGCGGGACGGCCTCGCCGCGGCTGCTGTTGGAGCTGATCTGCGCCCGGATGCTGCTGCCCGGGGCCGATGACGGGGCGGCCGCACTGCTACAACGGCTGGAGTCGGTGGAGCAGCGGCTCACTGCCGGGCCGCCGGCCGCCCCGCCCGCCACCCCACCCGCGGCGTCCCCGCCCGCCACCGCGCCAGTCTCCGAGTCTCCATTCCCAGCGTCGCCGCCTCCGGCAGCGCCGGCCGCCGCCCAGCCACCGGGAGCACCCCCGGCCGACGCGGCCCCGGTCAGCGGGCCCACCGCCCCGGTCGCCAGCGCACCCCCGGTCAGCGGGCCCACCGCCCCGGTCGCCAGCGCACCCCCGGCCGGCGCACCCCCGGCCGGCGCACCCCCGGCCGGCGCACCCCCGGCCGGCGGGCCCACCGCCCCGGTCGCCGGCGCGGTGGACGCAGCGACCGTACGCCGGGTGTGGGAAGAGATCGTCGCCACCGTCAGCCGGCAGAGTAAACGGGCGGCGGCGGTGGTCCGGGAGGCGAGCGTCCGGGATGTCGAGGGCGACACCGTGGTGCTGCACTTCCAGCACGCGGTCCACGCCAACATGCTCACCAGCTCACCGCAGCCGCTGGTGGCGGCGCTCGGCCAGGTCCTCGGCGGGGCGTGGCAGGTGCGCTGCGAATCCGGGGGCGGTCCGGCCGATGGTGGTCGGCGGCAGCCACCGGCCCGACCGGACCCGCCACCGCCGGCCGGCCCGGCCACGCCGCCGCCCGGGCCAGACGCTCCCCGGCCGGCCGGCCCGGGCGCGCCGCCGGCTGACCTTGCCGCGCCACCGACGGCCGGCACGGCCGGAGCGGCCGCCACCTCGACGCCTTCGGGTGCTGCCGGGTACGACGAGGAAGAGTGGCCGGAGCTGGCGCAACCCCCAAACTCCGGACCGTCGATGGCGGCGCCGGCACCGCCCGCCGACGGCCCGGCTGGTGCCGAGCGGGCCCGCGGGGCGGGGGGTGGGCCGGCGCCACCGGTTCGGTCGCAGCCGGGCGGGGCGCCGAAACTCGCGGCGGCTACCAGCGACGGGATGGACCCGACGGATCTGGCGCAGCTGCGGGCGGAGAGTACCTCGGTCGGGTCCGCTGACCGGGGCGGCGGCGCCGCCGATGATCGGGCGTTCCGGCTGCTGGAGCAGACCCTGGGCGCGGAACGGGTCACCGGAGCGGCGCCGTAG